In a genomic window of Helianthus annuus cultivar XRQ/B chromosome 10, HanXRQr2.0-SUNRISE, whole genome shotgun sequence:
- the LOC110881255 gene encoding uncharacterized protein LOC110881255 gives MDHAPDEQPFEAPVAPVAPVAPIDQPPVVPADLDPAPADPVPLPDHDPIFAEIPDIAPILPDPVLMFDDHAPFATHIDPRYADTHNGWVDDDDYPPYIYHRGHTYIPAVAAGCFESSSLELERTPRPPPCHCQTPFATPPAPLPLPPDSDVRFLTPEQQIAYLLRVIHALEEDWVRLRRLIFFSPPPPPPPSA, from the exons ATGGACCATGCTCCTGATGAGCAGCCATTCGAGGCTCCTGTTGCTCCTGTTGCTCCTGTTGCTCCTATCGATCAGCCCCCTGTTGTACCCGCTGATCTAGATCCAGCCCCAGCTGACCCTGTCCCATTGCCCGATCATGACCCCATCTTTGCTGAGATACCTGATATTGCACCGATATTACCTGATCCAGTTCTTATGTTTGATGACCATGCTCCGTTTGCCACCCACATTGATCCGAGATACGCTGACACCCACAATGGGTGGGTCGATGACGATGATTATCCCCCATAT ATATACCACAGAGGACATACTTATATCCCTGCAGTTGCAGCAGGATGCTTTGAGTCGTCGAGTCTGGAGCTGGAGAGGACTCCACGTCCTCCCCCATGTCATTGTCAGACTCCTTTTGCCACACCACCAGCTCCTCTTCCACTACCCCCTGATTCTGATGTTCGCTTCCTCACTCCTGAGCAACAGATTGCCTACTTGCTGCGCGTTATCCATGCACTTGAGGAGGACTGGGTGCGCTTGCGCCGTTTGATTTTCttctctcctcctcctcctcctccgccatcagcatag